The nucleotide window CAGCGCCGCGCACCGCCCCcggggaggggcggcgggcggggacgggggggacgggcCTCGccctgcccccgccgcccccgccgagGGTCCTCCCCGGGACCCGCCGCACCGTCcgtgcggggagaggggggaccgTGGGGAGGGACACACGCTGCCCCCGGCGGGGGGGACAGTAGGGCCCGACGCCCTCCGCGGCGGGTCCCCGGCAGCGATGCCCTGGCGGAGCCGAGTTGTGCTCTGCCTCCATCTCCCCTTCCCGAACCTGCCTCAGCATCTCTGTCTGGGAAATGGGCGCAATGGCGGGGGccaaaccctgcccagcaccGCCCGGACTGGCTCTCTGTCCCCCCGTCTCACACTGCACAGCCCCGGGCACGCGGCAAAGCCAGTGCCCAAACGGTGCCAGCGTCCTGCACGTCCCCACCCCACAGCAAAGAGGCAGGAGCATCCCAGAGGGGACACGGAACTGCAGGATGGATCCGCAAACACCCCAACGCCTGACGGCACGACCCCGTAGGAGCCCAGAGCGTCCCTACCTTGGGTGAGGCGCGTGGGCCGCCGCAGCGGCACGCCGTCGATGGCGCAGGCATTGCCGCAGGGGTGCAGGGTGAGGGTCCCCCGCACGTTCTCGATGTAGCAGTGCTGGGGTGCCAGCCCAGGGCCCTGCAGGACGATGTCCCTCGCTGCCGTGCCAATGGTGGTCCTCCCTGTGGCAGAGAGGGCGGCTCAGCGTCCCTGGTCCGGGGTGACCGCGTGGACCCCCCCACAGCGGCACTCACCTTCCTCCAGGGGCAGGAGGGTGATGGCAGTGCTGAGCCGGCCGCTGCCCAGGCTCACCAAGTGCGGCTTCTCCGTCTGCACCTTCAGCCCCTTCCCTGTGTCGATCAGGTCCAGGGGGCtgttctgcaggaggagagggcagggatgtTCACGGACCCTGGGCTGCTCCGGAACTGCGGCAGCACAGGTAGGGAGCGGTGCCCAGGCACAGCCACATGTGGCAGGACGCTCCGGCAGTGGGATGCCAGAGCTAGGggctccctcctgtcccccctcctgtcccccgAGAAGATCCCAGAGGCTTGGGCTGTGTCTAAGAGGATCTGAGCTGCCAGGCTCTTTGCTCAATTGGCTTTGCCACCGATCCCCTAATAGGATTGGGGCGAGGAGAGGCCGGAGGGCAGCCTGGGGcaaggctgggggcagaggagaaggggctCCTGTGCAGACCCCTGTACCCACACAGGGCAGTGGTCCCGCAGCTCCACACGCTCACCTGGATGATGGTCTGGACTCGGCGGGTCGGGCTGGCAGGGGCCCTGCTGGCAGGGGCCCTGCTGGGTGCCTCCATGGTGCCCGCTCGGAGACGCCGGGTACTCTCAGGCACGGGCTGCTGCCgggagagatggaggaggtgggcaCAGGCAGCCATGCTGGGCACAGCTCTGCACATTCCTTCCGCACATCCCACGCCTCGACGGCCCTACCCCGCCCCAAACCCGCCTTTCCAGCAAAGGGACTCCCCTCCTGAGCTCTGGCCCTGCCATGTCGGCCCGAGGCCACCAAACATCTTCGCCCAGGGAAACCCATGCCAAGCGTCAGGCTGGGACACGATGCCAGAGGAGCTGGCATGCCGCCCTGGCTTCGGGGAGCCGCTGTAGGAAATGCATGCCCCAAACACCAAGAGCCACAGGCAGCTGGACCCCGGTGGCCACTAGTGGCTGAGGGCAGGCGAGCAGAGCATCCATCTGTGCCCAGCATCACCCACATGTGCCACGAGTGCCCGTCCCCAGCAGCTGGGCACGCACCTCCGATCCCACCGACCTGGGTGGTGGCAGCCCCTCGGGGTGCCCGAGCCCCGTGGCCGGTACacgctgggctggcagagccgcCGCCACCGCTGCCACCCGCTGCTCTTCTGCAGGGACAGGAGGCAGCCGGGGGAGGAATGGTTTCCGTCACCCGGCGCTCACGCCACCGTCACAGCCCGGGATGCTCCGGGGTTACTAAATTTACCTTCTGCTGCTCCCCACGTCCCTCCCTTCCGCCCGGGCCCGGCCGAACGCAGCTTAACCCTTCCTGGGCAGGCGGGGGCAGCCGAAACAGGGAGTGCTCCCCTGTCCCCAATATGGACCCTGGTCCCAGGGCAGCCGGGGGCACCAGGAGGGGCCCGGCGCTCGGTTCCCTGCAGTATCACCCCACGGTCCCGCCAGCCCCAGCATCCTGTGGGGTGAGGACCCCTCTCCGGCTTGGCCAGCGCCCGGCTGGGCTGCGGGGGTGAGCAGGCGGCTATTACACACTGCGGAAAAAATGAAACGCTGGAAAACACCAGGCGTGGGATCCAGGGCTGGGACAGAGCCCAGGCGGCTCCATGCAACACCAGGGACGGCCGCCCCACGGCAAGAGCTCCGTGGGGACCGTGGCTGCCCTGCGTGGGATGGGGGCAActaggctggggcagggggagcagagaggcagcaccccagggagcaGCTCCAGCTGAAGAGGGACCCCCCCACTTTCCCTTACCTGCCACCCGCTCCTAGCCCGGGCACCGAGCGGGACCCTCCGCGGCagcgtccccatgtcccccggaGGTGGCCACACTCTCCAGCACCCGCAGCCTGGCCGAGCCCCTGCTCCCAGGCCCCCCTCAGCCTCCGGGAAGGAGGAAAAGCCAGGAGGGGCTGGGCTCCTGGATAGGAAGGGAGCGGGGCCAGGGTGGGATCCTGCGCTGGCGTTAACCCCTTCCCATCACGGCTCTGCTTGGGGAGCATCGCAGAGGAGCATTGCGGCggaccccagccctgctgctcggGGAATGGGTacaccctcctgctgcagcccccactCCACAGGCAGCCCATGGGCTGGGGGGAACCCCAGTGTCTGGCTGCTCCCCGACACCCACCCTGATGGCCCCTGGCCCCCTGGCATCGCCCCCCGCCCTGGCAGAGCCCCTCACCTGGCTCCTCACAGCCGTCCCTGGGGTCCCCAGCCGGCTCTGCTAGAGGAATGAGGGGCGGGAGCGTGGCCGGCCCGGCCGGCGCCCCACCGCTGGGGCAGACAAGGCAGTCTTTCTTCTCCCGCCGCCGCCTGCAGAACGCGCTGCTTGTTCCCGCCGTGGGAAGCGGCGAAAGCAGCAAATGCCAAGGGGTCGGGCTCGGTTACCGCCAAGCAGCCCAcagcccccgcgccccccgcgcTCAGGGCTGCCCGCTCGGCCCCGGCCTCCCGCAGCACAAAAGCCCCTTTCTTCTCCCGGCGCAGGCAGAGACCTCACCTGGGAGGACGCCCAGCCCCGCCAACGCCGGACAGGCAGCACCGGGACATGCTGCCCCTTGGCCACCACACTCCCGGGGAGCCCCTGCACCCCACTGCCTGGGTGGGTAGGGGTGATGAGGGAGTCTGCTGCCCCCCACTGAAACCCAACCTGGGCATGGCACAACCTGCCTCACACCCCATCACCACAGCCAGGTGCCAGCAGCCAGACCCCGCAGCCACACCACGTGCCACTGGCCAGGGCACAAACGGGGCACGGCCGGCCAGCCCCTGCTGCCAAAGGGCCGCACTGGAGTACAGCCTGGCACAGTCCCTGCTGTGCCCCCTCCGCGCTGCCCGCCTTGCCCAGGGCAAGCACTTGGCATCCCATGGcatggcccttcctcccctccagtgGCCAAGTGAGTCAGGGGCGGAAGCTGGGGCGGCCCCACACAGCAACCGCAGCCTCCGTCCAACTTGGCCACCCGCTCGCTCCGCATCTGCTAACGCGCTTTAGGGCGCCCTCAGCCTTCCCACGCCCTGCGCCCTGGTAAACAACTGGCAGCGGGGAAGGGGGATCCGCCTCCAGCACCGAGCCAGAGGGGAGCAGGGAccccgctcccagccccacgCTGAGTGGGGGGACCCGGGcggggggcagcaggggctgcatcCTGGTTGCTGGGACGACACGACGCTGCTGGCAATAACATCCCCGTAAATCAGCCGCCAGACAGCGCCGGCGGGAGCCGAGGAATCCCGGCCGCACCCGCTGATCTCAGCGCTCCCGCACCCCCGCAGCGCAGCTGCACCACGGCCCTGCCGTGGGGGTCTCCACGGCCTGCGGGACACCCACACCACGTGCTTGGGGCCGGGAGGGCACAAATCCTGCTTTCCTGCACCCAACGGCCCCCGAGATGGGCCAGCTCCGAGGGGTGGTGACGCCACACACAGTCCTGAAGCTCCAGCACTAAGCCCAGCGCCAGCATGAGCCTCCGGCCACCGCAGCACGGACAGGGAAACACCCTCCCCCGAGCAACAGGACCCCCCGTGAGGTCACAGCGATGGAGCTTTATTCCTCAAAGCCCCCTCGGAGCAAATGATGGCTCCTCACCTGCAGGCCCAACGATGGGCTGGGCTCACGGGGAACACCTGTGGCTCCTGCTAATGCTGGCCCAGGGAGGGGCTTGGGGGGTCCCGGATTGGTCCCTGGCACGACCCCATCACCCAGCCCCGCGCTGGCCCGGAAAGGGGCTGGGGTGAACTCCACCTCTCTGAAACAGGCATCGCTCTCTCACTGTCGGGGAGCTCCGTATTGTCCCACGGACCCCATCCCCCTGCAGCCCCGCGCTGGCCAACGCGTGCGTACCTGGAGTGGCCAAAAATGCACCCGGGCAGAAGCCCTCAGGTCCCCGCGGCGAGGGGTCAGCCCCTGCCCGGTCCCCGGAGCGGGCCGGAGGCTCGCAGGGGGGGAGAGCGGGCGGCCCCTCGGCGCGGCAGCTGGAGACCTTCTGGGGCTGCCAAATTCCCGGGGCTGCGTCTGGAGCGCGTCCGGAACAAACGCGGTCCCGCCGGGAGCGGGGTCCCGCCGGGCCAGCGCCCCTTCCCAGGACCCCGGGAGCGCCGCCCCCCGGGAGCCGCGGCGGGGTCTGGGCACGGGGGCCCTCCTCCGCCCTCCCACGGCGGGGGGCGGCTGCCCTCCGCCCTCCCTCGCCACACACTCGCCCCCGGGGCGGGCCACCGGCTCCGTCCGCAGCCGCCGGTACGCCCACGCCCCCGGGAGCTGTGCGGGGACGGGGCGGGAGCTGCAGGGTCTCCCTGCCCTCCCGCCCGCCTCCCTCCTCGGGATCCCCCCGGGCGGACCGGGACCCCCTATCGCTCCCTCTGGCCTCCGCCGTCGCCCCCGGCTGGGCGTCCCCGTGGGATGAGACTCCCCAGTGAGGACAAGGGGTGCCCGGGGGTCCCACCGCCCGTCGGTtccggcccccccggcccgctcaCCTCCGCTCCGTCCCGGCTCCGCCGCAGCCCCGTCCCCGGCTCCGCCGagtccccgccccgccgccggccccctcccgcccccggggGGGAGGGACAGGCCGGTCCCGGCTCCGGAAGGACCCCAAGACCCTCAGCCGGTTCCTTTGACAATACTTTATTTGATTAAAGACTGGATTTCTGTGTACACTGGAATGTGCTCTATGCCCTAGGCCAGTACGGGACAGCGTTACAAAAAGGAGGGGGGTCTCGGCTCGGTTTAAACATTACCCTctgaattccagaaaaaaaaaaaaaccaaaagctccGTGGCTGCTCCAATTCACCCCGGCTCCAATTTAAAATCGGACAGACACGCAACTCTCCAACACCAGCGTTAACAGGGTTTGTCACCTACTCCTCTGGGGACAGGGTCTGTTCCCCCCAGCAGGGTCAGGGCCCCCGCGAGGGGGAGACCACCAACTTCTTTGGCAGAGGCCCTGGAGAACCCTGACACCCACTCAGGGGCACGGCCCAGGGGGCCTCAGGGAATTTGGGCCCTCGGGACCCTCGGTGACATCAGGAGTGTCCCCTGCAGAGCTCACTGGTGGCTGGGGACACGGGTGaggatttggggggaggggacacacagCTCTGAGACAGCCCACACCACACCGGAGGTCCTGCCTGCGCTGGGatcagcccccaacaccctctggaacctgcatttccttctccccagggagATCAATGGGCCAGGCCACCAGCTACTGCCTACCAGACTGGCTACCCCATCTCcaggggggcaggcagagcccccccaAAGCACCAAAACGGCCCAGAAAGGACATGCAGCCGGTTCTAACCTCATTAAACGGCCTCCAAAGCCCACCCGTGCGTGGGGCAGACCCTTCCGGACGCTCTCCCCCCTGCAGCAGGAGCGGGAGCATCCGGAGCCGCAGCCTGCGCTACCCCGGAGCCCCCTGAGCCCAAGGGCCACCCCAGTCTCTGGGCTGGAGACAGCAGGGACCGTGTGGGGTGACAGGAGCCCAACCCTGAGCCCCCATTCCCCACCCCAGGCCCCTGCCGTAACCCCCCAACCTTCAAAACTGAGGCCAACTTGCTCCGCTTCGACCATCCGGGGGGGTCCAGGGGAGTGACGAGCCCCTGGTCCAGAACTGGGACACCTTCAGCGACGGGGAGGAGAGTTGGAGGCTGAGGAGAAGTTAAAACGGCAGCACCAGGGAGCAGCGTGGGGCCAGAGCAAGGAGGGGGATGGCGCTTGGGGGGGCCGAGCCGGGGTCTCTGCCGAGATCTTGCCTTTCCGCCGGCTGGGAAAAATCTGCCGAAGAAAGGTGTAGCCTTTCCCCCCGAGAGCACGGCAATTCTCTGCCAAAAGTGTCCGTGGCCCAGGAACGCTGTGGATGACGGAGCCACGCGGCTCGGCAGAGGGGGGGCTGCGCCTCCCCAACATTCTCAATAAACTtcggcctctttttttttttcttttaatttaaaaatttcttcctctgcGACTCCCCACGGCCGGCGTTACAGGATCTCGTACTTGTCCACCAGGAAGGTGGTTTCAGTGGAAAACCTGACAGGGCTGTTCCCATCCACCTGGGTGACTTTGGTAACCTGCAGGGGCAAGGGGCAGAGTCAGCTCCGCACCCCATGCAGCCGCACCGCACTGCGTCACAacggggggcacagggacaggatCAATCCCCCCTCCTGAGCCACCCCCCAAAGAAAGTCCTTTGCTCCCAGGAagcctgagaagagggaaatgatTTTCCACGGGAGCTGcatggaaagcagccagggaggaggTCAGCAGCGGCTCGTGACGGCTCAGCGTGGAAGGACGGACGGACACGTGCCAAGAAGCCTTTTGGCTGGGGAGGGTGGGCAAGGGACTCCCTAACAGGGGTCTGAGAGGAGGCACGAGGGCACAACCCAAACTGCAGCCAAGCCCTTGGAGTTGCCCGTGCTCCCTGAATCCAGAGAACACAGAGGAGGCAGAGCCGAAGCCAAaggctttggggagggggagggcagggccCCCCATGCCATGGCAGGGGCGACCGAGGCAGATCAAAGAGGCAGAAGGACATCCCGCCCGCAGCAACCCTACCTGTATGTTGCAATAGTTCTTTTTGGAGACGAAGGAGACCTGGACGGGGAAGAAGTCGCTGGGCTGCCCCGCGATGCTGAACTCCAGGCTGCCACTTTTGGCTTTGGCGTCGATGACGGGCAGGCACCATTCCAGGAGGTTCCTGCGGCTGTCGTGGCGGTACTCCCCATCGATCTCCCCGATCACGGGGGCGCCCACACCAGACCTGCAGTGAGAGGCAACCATAGCACCACGCCAAGGAAACCTCTGTGGGGCCCCTTGGGGCAGGGAGGAACCGGGGGGACCCCGGACGGCACATGTGGGTGCTGCCCGGACATGCAGTGCGACTTACGGCAAGGGGATGGTGATGACGACGTCATTCAGCTCCAGGCTCTCCTCTTGCAACTCGTACTCGATGTTCACGTCACAGTTGCTCCCGCTCTCTGAGGGCCAGCAGTTAACTGGGGGCACAGAAAGGGCATGCTGAGCCAGGCAGGGTGTCTGCCTGCAACTGACTCCCAAAAAAAGATGCGGTTAGAAACGCAAAGGCACCCCCAAGAAACTcccactttaagaaaaaaaaagctttttgattTCTTTAAGAGTGTTACAGAAAACACACGCCCCGAGGAACAACAGGCAGTGTCTAACGGCACCTCCAACACCTCACTTGAGGGCCAGCCATGAGGTGGGCTACCAGCCAGCTGCCCGTGGCCACACACACACCAGTCTTTCCCACCCGAGCCCCCCGGCGCTCGCTAGCACCCACTGGTCAGGGGGATGAAGGACTCCTCCGTGGTCTGCAGCCGCCACTTCAGCACGCCCACGTCGCTGTTGATGGGGAATGACTTCTCCGGGTTCTTCAAACCGATCTGTGACTCAGCAGTGAAGAGCTTCTTGTCCACGTTGGGGTGAGTCTGAAAGAGGAGCAGAGGTCCCGGTCATCCCCAGCCCAGCGACTGGGTGTCACCAAAGGCAGGTGACACGGGTTCTGACACCACAGCCCTACACATCCTGGggtattttcctgcagaaaaggcACATCAGGTTTGCTCCTTGCTCAGAAGCCCAACTAGAGCACATCTGTTTCTCAACCCAGGATTCCTTCCAGAAAACACTGATCCACCGAGAAAAATCCACACCATGACCATTTTTACTTGCTGCTGTGCCAGAGACTCTCGCAAAGCCAGACTGATAACCTGGAGACCAACCTCGACAACTCTTAAAATCCCAAAGAGCACCCTGAAGACCCACAATGGacatttctcttgaaaaaaaatcaacaacgtAATGATGCTGTGAGGAACACCTGAAACCACAAAATATTGCTTCCTCAGCAACCTCAATACAAGAGCAGCCAAGCTCAGTTTAAACACTCTCTCTCCCCACAGCAAGAGCAGCTCTTTAGCAGCAGAGATTTGTGCAAGGTAACGCTCAGGTGACACTAGAAAGCCAGGAGTCAGCGCTGGGTTTGGTCTTGTCTCCACCCCAAGCAGCTCATGTGGGAGCCTCATCAGGAACTTGCTGATAAGACACTGATAATGAACCTACTCCTGCCTGAGCAGCCATGGCCAGCAAGGTGCAGAAAAGCTCatggcgaggaggaggaagaaggagaagagtgTGTCAAAGCAGCACGACCTGCAGGGCTCAGAAGGGTCACACAACtggagagagaaaggggaggaCTCATCTCTGAGCACCTTCTGAGCTGCCATTGCCGACTGCAAACATGGGCTCCGGCTCCAGGAACTGTCTGGGGGCCGGACACAAGCGATCCCAAGAAGAAAGGGCTTTCTAGATAATGAATTAATTCCTCCTCAGCACAGAACTTCATTCGAACGCTCTCGCTCAACAACTGAAGCTGGCACCGCATGAACAAGCTTCCCAGGCCCCTGCGGAGTCCcccggggcagggagaggagagcacgAGACGGGAGTTCTCCAGTGAACTTCAGTCTCTGGAGCGTGCCTTTGTGCTGCGGGAACATCTGCGGGGACTGCTCCCTGTCTCAGCCCTGACTGGGACAAGAACTCTTTCCCAGCACCCGCCCGGGGGAGCAGGGGCAGTAGGTTCCCACTGCAGGAGACCACCTGGGCTTTACCTGGAGCTGCACCCCCCTCTTGTCTTCGTTCTCCACATGCAGGCGAATCCGCGCAAACTTCTCGTCTGAAATGTGCAACATGATCATGCCGTGCAGCTCCATGTTCTGCAACCCGCCGTCACGGCCACAGGTCAGGGAAATCTTCTCCTCTATTTTCATGTGGACGctgcagagacaggaaaaaggcAAGTGTCTCAATCCTGCACTTGGCATTGAAGAGGCAAGAGGGGAGAGGAGTGCTCCGCAAGGACAGGCCACGTGCAGTGAGCTCCCATGAGTGTGGGGGCCCCACACGGAAGGCGCACGGACACTGCTGCTCTGACGGGATAACTTGGGGACACGTGGCCCTATGGACACAGATGAGGAAGGACGGGAGCCCAAATAAACAGCAACAACACAGTGTCTCCACACGCTGTACACTCAGAACCCTCTGCCCTACAGCTCCCGGCACAACAAGGCTCTCAATCGctgcatttaaaacaaaccacGAACACTCCCACCCTAAGTCAGAGAAAGGCAGGAACTTGGGAAAAATGGCAgctattttaagggaaaaaggcACAGGAAAATTCCCAGCCTCAGCTAACATGGGAGATATGTCCATTGTTTAGCTGATTCCTACTctatctgcttttctgctgctggGCTTTCCAAGATTGTGCCCACCATCTTTCAAAATTCACAGCTTGAATGACCACACAGGACCCCAATGGCAGAAAAAAGCCCGTTCTGAGCACTGAAACAGAACCTGGCTCACGAGGCAACACGTGTACGGCAGAGAGGGGCGAGGAGAGCGCTTCCTCAGCGAGGGGGATACCCACCTCTCCGTGTTAACGGGAGGAGCAAGGACTTTGGCTGCTTCCGTGGAGCGCTTGCCTACAGACGTCATGATGTTTTCTCCTTCCGATTTCAGCTTGTCCACGAAGTTGTCTACCTCCTTCCCCTTGGCGCCAAGTTTCAAGGCTTTACTAGGACCTGAAGGCCTAAACAAAAGGCATAAGAGTCTCCGAGTCAGCCCAGGGCAGCAGATTCAGTTCTCCGAGTGCTGTAGCCTGACTATCCCAATGACACAGCCTCCACCTCTGCAGCCTTTTTTGGGGAGAATGTGCTTGAAACTGATGATCTTACGTGTGGGGTGCCTATACGTAATCTGGTTTCTGTTCCCAGTATTACCAGTAGCTAGGACCTCTTTTTCCACACTGACCGAGAAGCCCATTACCCCATAAAGCCTCCAAAGAGACCATAGATGCTCCTGTGCAAACACTCCTCGATAATAAGAGGGGGGTGTCTGAAGAATATACAGCATAAACCGCCCTACAAGCACCCCAGTTACAGGCTCGGCGGTCAGCACACACCAATGGGAGGTTTC belongs to Numenius arquata chromosome 22, bNumArq3.hap1.1, whole genome shotgun sequence and includes:
- the ARCN1 gene encoding coatomer subunit delta isoform X2, whose product is MTRTRIEGLLAAFPKLMNTGKQHTFVETESVRYVYQPMEKLYMVLITTKNSNILEDLETLRLFSRIPEYCRALEENEISEHCFDLIFAFDEIVALGYRENVNLAQIRTFTEMDSHEEKVFRAVRETQEREAKAEMRRKAKELQQARRDAERQGKKAPGFGGFGSSAVSGGTTAAMITETIIETEKPKVAPAPARPSGPSKALKLGAKGKEVDNFVDKLKSEGENIMTSVGKRSTEAAKVLAPPVNTESVHMKIEEKISLTCGRDGGLQNMELHGMIMLHISDEKFARIRLHVENEDKRGVQLQTHPNVDKKLFTAESQIGLKNPEKSFPINSDVGVLKWRLQTTEESFIPLTINCWPSESGSNCDVNIEYELQEESLELNDVVITIPLPSGVGAPVIGEIDGEYRHDSRRNLLEWCLPVIDAKAKSGSLEFSIAGQPSDFFPVQVSFVSKKNYCNIQVTKVTQVDGNSPVRFSTETTFLVDKYEIL
- the ARCN1 gene encoding coatomer subunit delta isoform X1, with the translated sequence MVLLAAAVCTKAGKAIVSRQFVEMTRTRIEGLLAAFPKLMNTGKQHTFVETESVRYVYQPMEKLYMVLITTKNSNILEDLETLRLFSRVIPEYCRALEENEISEHCFDLIFAFDEIVALGYRENVNLAQIRTFTEMDSHEEKVFRAVRETQEREAKAEMRRKAKELQQARRDAERQGKKAPGFGGFGSSAVSGGTTAAMITETIIETEKPKVAPAPARPSGPSKALKLGAKGKEVDNFVDKLKSEGENIMTSVGKRSTEAAKVLAPPVNTESVHMKIEEKISLTCGRDGGLQNMELHGMIMLHISDEKFARIRLHVENEDKRGVQLQTHPNVDKKLFTAESQIGLKNPEKSFPINSDVGVLKWRLQTTEESFIPLTINCWPSESGSNCDVNIEYELQEESLELNDVVITIPLPSGVGAPVIGEIDGEYRHDSRRNLLEWCLPVIDAKAKSGSLEFSIAGQPSDFFPVQVSFVSKKNYCNIQVTKVTQVDGNSPVRFSTETTFLVDKYEIL
- the ARCN1 gene encoding coatomer subunit delta isoform X3, which encodes MTRTRIEGLLAAFPKLMNTGKQHTFVETESVRYVYQPMEKLYMVLITTKNSNILEDLETLRLFSRVIPEYCRALEENEISEHCFDLIFAFDEIVALGYRENVNLAQIRTFTEMDSHEEKVFRAVRETQEREAKAEMRRKAKELQQARRDAERQGKKAPGFGGFGSSAVSGGTTAAMITETIIETEKPKVAPAPASVHMKIEEKISLTCGRDGGLQNMELHGMIMLHISDEKFARIRLHVENEDKRGVQLQTHPNVDKKLFTAESQIGLKNPEKSFPINSDVGVLKWRLQTTEESFIPLTINCWPSESGSNCDVNIEYELQEESLELNDVVITIPLPSGVGAPVIGEIDGEYRHDSRRNLLEWCLPVIDAKAKSGSLEFSIAGQPSDFFPVQVSFVSKKNYCNIQVTKVTQVDGNSPVRFSTETTFLVDKYEIL